The Rattus rattus isolate New Zealand chromosome 1, Rrattus_CSIRO_v1, whole genome shotgun sequence genome includes a region encoding these proteins:
- the C1H9orf43 gene encoding uncharacterized protein C9orf43 homolog, protein MRLRSSIRTGSVMKGRKAFDSMRVVDESQWDEAVCTLAGCQHPQCWASLRRIERGHPRILDTSSKSAWEIEDKLPTLTVVNIMDTCLWAKKRVVQRQASEFTFPKERSLLSKPASKCHGRSWKSLHDKDATSHSRPPKLSVLNLNEAKLPFSGDDRNMVVTWVPEEMAKKMIQEKAGVPSRSVKKRRKKWGETSKPSLYYRGRRYLRSPAVLVPPPSPVHFLEQLHSEAIPLWAQVDMLPQDLLKECILSHEKSTACPEVKMELSKMKKSLPLEKSRPDSAISSKMYLTVQRLTLQRPSLRYPDCLKKLRHNLKRDSWKQQEEKTSTKKQEAKKKKAKQDVEEQYGDDTTSSDSFHDHSFHDHSFRDHVGLRISRREIERKLLKGEVGMEKTSLERQVSLEEPMAYEFGSYYSASYYTSPESAVLYETIYQDLNDEEETELEVESFSKDNNPKSLSAAMDNISWNPELKLLRILQATEEEDEEGHLSRAQSEASLEA, encoded by the exons ATGAGACTTCGCAGCTCAATTCGGACTGGTTCGGTAATGAAAGGGCGAAAAGCATTTGACT CTATGAGAGTGGTGGACGAGTCCCAGTGGGATGAAGCCGTCTGTACCTTAGCAGGTTGTCAGCATCCACAATGTTGGGCATCTCTCCGACGGATTGAGAGGGGCCATCCTAGGATCCTAGACACATCCAGCAAATCTGCCTGGGAAATTGAAG ATAAACTCCCGACACTCACTGTTGTAAATATCATGGATACCTGCTTGTGGGCCAAGAAGAGGGTGGTTCAGCGTCAAGCATCAGAATTTACCTTCCCTAAGGAACGTTCTTTATTGTCAAAACCAGCCTCCAAATGTCATGGAAG GTCTTGGAAGTCTTTACATGACAAAGATGCGACTAGCCATTCTAGACCTCCCAAA CTTTCAGTATTGAATCTGAATGAAGCAAAACTTCCTTTCTCTGGAGATGACAGAAACATGGTTGTGACCTGGGTTCCAGAAGAAATGGCGAAGAAAATGAT ACAAGAAAAGGCTGGTGTTCCCAGCAGGTCtgtgaagaagaggagaaagaaatggggagag ACAAGCAAGCCGTCTCTGTATTACCGTGGAAGGCGGTACTTGAGGAGCCCAGCAGTGCTtgtacctcctccctccccagtacACTTCTTGGAGCAATTACATTCTGAAGCCATACCACTATGGGCTCAAGTCGACATGCTTCCGCAGGATCTACTGAAGGAATG CATCTTGTCACATGAGAAATCCACAGCTTGCCCTGAGGTGAAAATGGAGTTGTCTAAGATGAAAAAGTCTCTTCCCCTGGAAAAGAGCCGGCCTGACAGTGCCATCTCATCTAAGATGTATCTGACTGTCCAGCGCCTCACCCTGCAA AGACCATCACTGCGGTATCCTGATTGCCTGAAGAAGCTGCGCCACAACCTGAAGCGAG ATTCCtggaagcagcaggaggagaaaaCCTCTACTAAGAAACAG GaggctaaaaaaaagaaagccaagcaaGATGTTGAGGAACAGTATG GGGATGATACCACGTCGAGCGATTCCTTCCATGACCATTCCTTCCATGACCATTCCTTCCGTGACCATGTAGGACTCAGAATATCACGACGTGAAATTGAACGAAAGCTGTTgaaaggggaggtgggaatggaGAAAACATCCCTAGAGAGACAG GTTTCCTTAGAAGAGCCAATGGCATATGAGTTCGGCAGCTACTACAGTGCCAGCTACTACACCAGTCCTGAGA GTGCTGTACTATATGAAACAATTTACCAGGACCTTAATGACGAGGAGGAGACTGAGTTGGAAGTCGAGTCTTTCAGCAAAGACAATAACCCCAAGAGCCTTTCTGCAGCTATGGACAATATCAGCTGGAACCCCGAGCTCAAACTGCTGAGGATTCTTCAGGCCAccgaggaggaagatgaggaaggccATCTTTCTAGGGCACAGAGTGAGGCATCTCTAGAAGCTTAG
- the Pole3 gene encoding DNA polymerase epsilon subunit 3, giving the protein MAERPEDLNLPNAVITRIIKEALPDGVNISKEARSAISRAASVFVLYATSCANNFAMKGKRKTLNASDVLSAMEEMEFQRFVTPLKEALEAYRREQKGKKEASEQKKKDKDKKDFEEQDKSREEEDEDEERLDEEEQNEEEEVDN; this is encoded by the exons ATGGCGGAGAGGCCTGAGGACCTAAATCTGCCCAACGCCGTCATTACCAGGATCATCAAGGAGGCG CTACCGGACGGTGTCAACATCTCCAAGGAGGCCCGAAGCGCCATCTCCCGCGCGGCCAGTGTTTTCGTTTTGTATGCCACATCCTG TGCCAATAACTTTGCAATGAAAGGAAAGCGCAAGACTCTCAATGCCAGTGATGTACTGTCAGCCATGGAAGAGATGGAGTTCCAACGGTTCGTAACGCCATTGAAAGAAGCGCTAGAAG CATACAGGCGGGAGCAGAAAGGCAAGAAGGAAGCCTCAGAGCAAAAGAAGAAGGACAAAGACAAAAAAGATTTCGAAGAGCAGGAcaaaagcagagaggaggaggatgaagatgaagaaagacTGGATGAGGAAGAACAGaacgaagaggaggaggtagacaACTGa